A segment of the Anguilla anguilla isolate fAngAng1 chromosome 6, fAngAng1.pri, whole genome shotgun sequence genome:
aacatttgaaacaaGGTTAAACCATTGTAACACCATCAAAACACAGTGTTCACACATCTTACATTGAAATATGTAGGGTAAACAGTATTCAAGGCACAGTTGGGGAAACCGTAACGAAccataacaaacaaaacaacaatgctatgtaaaaaaaaaaaggaaagacagCATTGGTCTCATAGAActtattttgaaaatggcaaAAGTGCATTATGACTAACATTCTTCAAAACATCATGTAAACTGCTtgtaaacaaattaaaccaTTATCTTGATAggcattgacacttattttCCTGAATTTATTGATCAAATGCTTACTCAAGCAGCATTGAGCAGCATTGGGCAGGGGCTCTGCAGCTCCGTGCAGTTCTCTGAAGGTTAGTGGTGTCTCTTCATGGGCAGTGTAGTGCAGGGGAGGCCCCTGGTAATAGTGCGGAGGAGGAGGTTGTAGGTGTGAGGGCGTGTGCTGCTGGGACGAAGGAACCATGACATCGAACAGTCTGCTCATCTTTTGCATGAACATTCTATTTGTCTCTTGGCATTCCTCCCTCTGTGCCTGTAGCCGGCGCTCCTCTATCTCCATTCGTGACTTTATCCAGGCATCAAGACTGTCTTTCTCTTGCTGTTGACGCAGCTGCTCTGCTTGATTGAATTCATCGTACTGTTTCTTTTGTATGTCCATAAAGGCACCCATCATGCTGCTCACATCAGTCTTTGCCTTCCTCTTCCTTCTGTTGTCTGCTGCTCTTGGGCTATAGTCAgaggtgtcagtgtgtgtctcaTCTGAAGTGCCTGTCAGCATAAAAGTATGAAAGCAAATTAGAAATTAACTGAAGGCTACAACCAAAATAGCATTTTTGATGGTATAAAATACATGCACAAATGAACAAACTCTTCCTACATCAAAATTTTGTCACAACAATCACAGGCAACCAGAAATTATGTGTGGATCTTGGACGAATCATCATCAGCATCTCTTTCAGCATAGCCGTCAGAGATAGGGCCCCTGTTTCTGTCAAAATCTAACTACATAATATCTATGTTTTGGATAGCTTGCCCACTGATAGCTATAGCCTCAGTACTTGAGTAAATTGTTCTCTCCAAATCGGCTGTGGTGCTAGAAAGCACACACGAAGAGCACTTGTggataaatattcataaaaccATGGATTATGAATAAAACGGAAAGAGGAGCTACCTATGTTGTAAGCTACTGGACCATCCCCTCAACTAGTTTGcttgcattttaaacacatttcaccACAAGATACACACATAATTCCCGCAAGGTGTCATGAGGATATTATGGATGCTAACGTTAACCTACTGCTTACCGCATATTGACAGGCTCATTGGTGGACTAACCGGTCCCATGTTCTCTTGATCGGATGGTGGAGATGATGTTGATGGTGTTACCAGAGGTGGTGTGATTGGTTTGCAACTCAATAACATTAGGCTCACTTGTTGGTTTTTGGCCGAATATGCTGTCCACTGCATTATACCATGAAATCTGTCTTTTTCGTCAGTTGAGCTGCCAGATTTACGCACCGCATCCTGCACTTTCTGGTATTGCAGCCTCATTTTCTTTAGTTTGTCACGGCATTGTTCTGTTGTACCCACGTGCatgtaaatactctcaaattatTCCATAAATAtctgcatttttgtgtgaaatgtccAGTTGTGATTGTATGTTTTCGTCTGCCCAAATTTCAAGCACGCATTCAATTTCTTCAGTAGACAACAGAGATCCTTTCGCGGCCATGGTACAGTAGTTTTCACACCTGATGCGAACCGTACCCGAGTACACATGAACCGTACTTGAGACCACCTTTTCAAGTGGACCCAGGAACGTTTCGTTGATCCGTGCCCGGGTATGGTACACAGTGTTCACACTAATCAAACGAACAGGACTTTGGGGTCAAGTGTACTTGGATCCAGGCCCGGGTCCCTGATGTAAAAGCCTCCTAAAACAACTCAGCAATTTTTCTGGTTTAATGGATTATTTTCCAGGCtgaagtagttggctatctccctgaatatgaattgaatgtttttaacagaaaataataataaatgcaattttatccacggaaatagctatacaaaaaggctaaataaatgttgtggtcgcACACAGCACTCATACACCAATATGCACTTATAGCTAGCCACCGCTACAGAATTTTTAGTAATATGGGAGCATGCAGCTGAATCCTCCATGGAAAGAAACCTCAAAGCGACCTTATGTACgatcagtaggcagtgttgtgcttcACTTCGGGCGCTTATTCCGCTCTTACAGCttgtttccagcccaaaccactgcaaacactacaacttttttttgtcagtgacattttcttctgacatctacgacggcgATCGCgaccattacatttatttgagtgAGCTGTGGCTGCTGTAGCCCCCATTGTTCTTATTTGCAGTGTTGGAGGCTTTATTGGTGGCTCTGCCAAATGTTATGCATGCAAAGGTAATTCAACTATCATCATATCACCCAGCCCTAGAAGTTATGAAAATCTCAGCTCCTCCAAACCTCttatcaaataaatgtaacaatctCATGATGTTCTACTACCGCAACAGATTCTACAGCCAGTGCAAAACATTGACGTGTTACatatctaaattgtgcattgctgtaaatcataatataatcatatatttcactacaaatccaCTGTTGACTCATAAAattcacttttgcatcattttcaagagaTAACTGCTATTTTTCCACCAGTATAGGGGTCGAAGATATCCAAGGGCCATCTTccaaaaacctctccaaaaaataaataaaatgcttttggtCCTTAATAAAGCATATCAATTTGCTGCTTTATGATAGTTTttagatgaaacattgatatcacatcGAAAAATAATGCGAAAAAAATTGTGCCACACTGTGGTACacacatacctaaatatgtaataatttgCACTTGACTTCATGCTTTCTCCTCTTCAGTTCTCCCCAGAGGATttgctttagccatgctgatgacttggcaaaatgagtaaaatcttccaaaaaccacagaaaaaaaacagtggcgCCTCAATGAATGCTTGTAT
Coding sequences within it:
- the LOC118230177 gene encoding uncharacterized protein LOC118230177; amino-acid sequence: MGPVSPPMSLSICGTSDETHTDTSDYSPRAADNRRKRKAKTDVSSMMGAFMDIQKKQYDEFNQAEQLRQQQEKDSLDAWIKSRMEIEERRLQAQREECQETNRMFMQKMSRLFDVMVPSSQQHTPSHLQPPPPHYYQGPPLHYTAHEETPLTFRELHGAAEPLPNAAQCCLSKHLINKFRKISVNAYQDNGLICLQAVYMMF